From one Nymphalis io chromosome 19, ilAglIoxx1.1, whole genome shotgun sequence genomic stretch:
- the LOC126776124 gene encoding uncharacterized protein LOC126776124 isoform X2, translating to MLRFIWIIAFIILEQLPLPMMVAFTIKRDCVFAPVNELLSRRQFLNILQTDQLFNVGPKKSPTYDPQPGYEPYWPGGEWVFEKFDITTEKPEGSMCGKVCPDLYKHFGEICGRNIKYKHKTFPDYCALLNEDCFGKEKWLIAYRGKCQDELKTYPQTVNLLVTRAEEYLNIFFKSNPTRLPRIYSIKKM from the exons atgcttCGATTCATTTGGATTATAGcgtttattattt tGGAACAACTTCCGTTGCCTATGATGGTTGCCTTTACTATTAAAAGGGATTGTGTATTTGCACCTGTCAACGAGTTATTATCAAGgag gcaatttttaaatatactacagACCGACCAACTTTTTAATGTAGGACCGAAAAAAAGTCCAACTTACGACCCTCAACCGGGCTACGAACCGTACTGGCCGGGTGGCGAGTGGGTTTTTGAGAAATTTGATATCACCACTGAGAAGCCAGAAGGTTCCATGTGTGGGAAAGTCTGTCCTGATTTATATAAACA TTTTGGAGAAATTTGCGGAAGAAATATCAAGTACAAGCACAAAACATTCCCGGATTATTGCGCTCTTCTTAATGAGGATTGTTTTGGAAAAGAAA AATGGTTAATCGCGTACAGGGGAAAATGCCAAGATGAACTTAAGACGTATCCACAAACAGTTAACTTATTGGTGACCAGAGCTGaagaatatttgaatatttttttcaagagTAATCCAACGCGTTTACCGcgtatatattcaataaaaaaaatgtag